One stretch of Astatotilapia calliptera chromosome 3, fAstCal1.2, whole genome shotgun sequence DNA includes these proteins:
- the lrp10 gene encoding low-density lipoprotein receptor-related protein 10 has translation MKISYSFPALLVFSITAWSRFEPALSSSHCGRSLQVVDDKVGVIRSSVYHSWSFCFGSMSDGWIITGPEDEPIVLSFSQFSVRCKKEWVSINSSAGGDPIILCGSKLPQPIELPGGNITVMHHFLPHMFPVSSFLLNYARDPYEGDCPETSFKCYGGRCLPHSWRCNGQVECLDEESDDNDELGCDCPCGGLLQTFYGTFSPPACQGQSQSCVWTLDPEDSRPLSLELQKLTLAFGDRLTIYNREEGKGDIIKIITSSSNSKSVQVESNTGVMSVVYKRVLGTENSNFNATFHVKGYCPPWEGRCGGAAGGCFTQEQHCDGKWDCPETGKDEEGCRNCSPNHFPCGMAGQRTTATSKPQCYSLTERCNYQLNCADGSDERDCTVCQPGTFHCDSDRCVYESWRCDGQVDCKDGTDELNCTVILPRKVITAATVGSLVCGLLLVIAMGCTCKLYSLRTREYSMFAPINRHEAELIQQQAPPSYGQLIAQGIIPPVEDFPIENPNETSTLSLRGILQLLRQDAASSPHRRRRPRFIRRAVRRMRRWGLIPRSASRQTQSSSSNQQQAQQQQQSDSATSGQEAARSTPASSPSAVEAVNQPVAQKLGLLAQPAQHQLEAPPPLLALPSAPPVAFPPPPPYAPPAPPVDAPHTPPVAVPPSSPSLASIFHTIGLSISRFRASPSSTNYVPLSASPSFSSSSSSSDDDVLLIPLSEDNTSEDDVPMLT, from the exons ATGAAAATCAGTTACAGCTTCCCTGCCCTCCTGGTTTTCTCCATAacag CATGGAGCCGTTTTGAGCCTGCTCTCAGCTCAT CCCACTGTGGGCGCTCCCTTCAGGTGGTGGACGATAAGGTGGGAGTGATCAGGAGTTCTGTTTACCACAGCTGGTCCTTCTGCTTCGGCTCAATGTCCGACGGCTGGATCATCACGGGTCCAGAAGATGAGCCGATCGTTCTCAG cttctctcagttttctgtCCGCTGTAAGAAAGAATGGGTGTCTATAAACTCGTCGGCTGGAGGTGATCCAATCATCCTGTGTGGCTCTAAGTTGCCGCAGCCAATCGAGCTCCCAGGGGGAAATATTACAGTGATGCACCACTTCCTCCCTCATATGTTCCCTGTGTCATCATTTCTGTTGAACTATGCCAGAG ATCCATATGAAGGCGATTGCCCAGAAACATCTTTTAAATGCTACGGGGGTCGCTGCCTTCCCCACTCCTGGCGCTGTAATGGGCAGGTGGAGTGTCTTGATGAAGAATCTGATGACAACGACGAACTGGGTTGTGACTGTCCTTGTGGAGGGCTTCTTCAGACCTTTTATGGGACCTTCTCCCCTCCAGCTTGTCAGGGTCAAAGTCAGTCCTGTGTTTGGACTTTGGATCCTGAGGACTCCAGGCCGCTGAGTCTGGAACTGCAAAAGCTGACGCTAGCTTTTGGGGACCGACTCACTATCTACAACAGAGAGGAAGGCAAAGGAGACATTATTAAAATC ATTACCAGCTCCTCCAATTCCAAATCGGTCCAAGTTGAATCCAACACCGGCGTGATGTCAGTGGTGTATAAAAGAGTTCTTGGCACAGAGAACTCCAACTTTAACGCCACGTTTCATGTTAAGGGCTACTGCCCTCCGTGGGAAGGTCGTTGCGGGGGAGCGGCAGGAGGTTGTTTTACACAGGAGCAACACTGCGATGGGAAGTGGGACTGTCCCGAGACCGGAAAGGACGAGGAGGGCTGCAGGAACTGCAGTCCGAATCACTTTCCCTGTGGAATGGCAGGACAGAGGACGACAGCGACCAGCAAACCGCAGTGCTACTCGCTGACGGAGAGATGCAACTACCAGCTGAACTGCGCTGATGGCAGCGACGAGAGGGATTGCACCGTGTGTCAGCCGGGGACCTTTCATTGTGACAGCGACAG GTGCGTGTATGAGAGCTGGCGCTGCGACGGCCAGGTGGACTGCAAGGACGGCACAGACGAGCTCAACTGCACGGTAATCTTGCCCCGCAAGGTCATCACCGCGGCAACGGTGGGCAGCCTGGTCTGCGGACTACTTCTGGTCATTGCCATGGGCTGTACCTGTAAACTGTACTCGCTCAGGACGAGGGAGTACAG CATGTTTGCGCCAATCAACCGCCACGAGGCGGAGCTCATCCAGCAGCAGGCCCCGCCTTCTTACGGTCAGCTGATCGCACAGGGCATCATCCCCCCAGTCGAGGACTTCCCCATAGAAAACCCCAATGAG ACCTCGACTCTTTCTCTGAGAGGAATCCTGCAGCTGCTTCGCCAGGATGCCGCCAGCTCCCCACACCGCAGACGTAGGCCCCGATTTATCCGCCGGGCTGTTCGCCGCATGAGAAGGTGGGGTCTGATCCCCAGATCCGCATCCAGGCAGACTCAGTCGTCAAGCTCCAACCAGCAGCAGgcgcagcaacagcagcagtcaGACAGCGCTACATCAGGCCAAGAAGCAGCTCGCTCCACGCCCGCGAGCTCCCCATCAGCCGTGGAGGCGGTCAACCAGCCGGTGGCCCAGAAACTCGGCTTGTTGGCACAGCCAGCGCAGCACCAGCTGGAAGCTCCGCCTCCTTTACTGGCGCTGCCTTCAGCTCCTCCTGTCGCcttcccccctccccctccctacGCACCCCCAGCTCCACCTGTGGACGCCCCCCACACTCCCCCTGTTGCCGTGCCTCCCAGTAGCCCATCTCTGGCCTCCATCTTCCACACGATAGGCTTGAGCATCTCCCGCTTCAGAGCCTCGCCCTCTTCCACCAACTACGTGCCCCTCTCTGCCTCgccttccttctcctcctcctcctcttcatcggACGACGATGTGCTGCTCATCCCCCTCTCGGAGGACAACACTTCAGAAGACGACGTGCCCATGCTCACCTGA